One window of Leptotrichia sp. oral taxon 498 genomic DNA carries:
- the nrdI gene encoding class Ib ribonucleoside-diphosphate reductase assembly flavoprotein NrdI, with translation MVIYYDSKTGNVQRFMEKIKGERPNWEIIKISSDLEVKKDGHFVTFTTKIGEVPETTARFLEKNSKYIKSISSSGNMNWGVYFAVAADKIKEKYGIPVCMKFELSGTNREVKHFIDYVEKNNK, from the coding sequence ATGGTTATATATTATGACTCAAAAACTGGAAATGTTCAAAGATTTATGGAAAAAATAAAAGGCGAAAGACCAAACTGGGAAATTATTAAAATTAGTTCTGATTTGGAAGTCAAAAAAGATGGGCATTTTGTTACATTTACGACAAAAATAGGTGAAGTTCCAGAAACTACAGCTAGATTTTTGGAAAAGAACAGTAAATATATAAAATCAATTAGTTCCAGCGGAAATATGAACTGGGGAGTATATTTTGCGGTTGCTGCAGACAAAATAAAAGAAAAATATGGAATTCCAGTTTGTATGAAATTTGAATTATCTGGAACAAATAGAGAAGTGAAACATTTTATTGATTATGTTGAAAAAAATAATAAATAA
- a CDS encoding thioredoxin family protein, whose amino-acid sequence MKKIIKFEKNDCNPCAMVSKFLDKKGVKYERINAFDNPEMAMKFRVRTVPTVILMENDAEVKRVMGFKMEELNEMASEL is encoded by the coding sequence ATGAAAAAAATAATTAAATTTGAAAAAAATGACTGCAATCCATGTGCGATGGTGTCGAAGTTTTTAGATAAAAAAGGTGTAAAATATGAAAGAATAAATGCTTTTGACAATCCAGAAATGGCTATGAAGTTTAGGGTGAGAACAGTTCCAACTGTGATTTTGATGGAAAATGACGCTGAAGTAAAAAGAGTTATGGGATTCAAAATGGAAGAATTAAACGAAATGGCTTCGGAATTGTAG
- the rlmD gene encoding 23S rRNA (uracil(1939)-C(5))-methyltransferase RlmD, whose product MENKEKKILKKGDKIQLKIAGLNTKGRAYGFYGDDENRIFPNINAAEGQIVEGIFVKRRRKYELIRCEIIDFAGRKNAIYDEIARQNGGCNYQYYSYDEQLAMKNFNIEKEVKKIAKYDFTFEEPVRSVEVEKYRNKMEFSYGNAMKDGPMILGLHKQNSFHDIVEVDGLKLMDDSFNKIYVFCNEFSKATGLDFYHRLDHIGFFRNLVIRKADFTKQILVNMVTTTQIEDEKKLEFQKGLVEGLLALELENEFKITGILHTFNDNFSDSVVSESEEILFGKRDLEEEILGLKFKISPYSFFQTNSKTVAKLYGKVLDYLDEIEGENIHNSVVFDLFSGTGTIGQIVSKRAKQVYGIELVEEAVEKANENAKLNGIENAHFISGDVFEKLDEFDKNGIKPDIIILDPPRAGVGEKTLNKLLKYDVKDIIYVSCNPKTFNIDLKILQENGYKLVKMVTVDMFPVTQHMEVVSRLRKIEK is encoded by the coding sequence ATGGAAAATAAAGAGAAAAAAATTTTAAAAAAAGGTGATAAAATACAGCTGAAAATAGCAGGACTTAATACGAAAGGTCGTGCGTACGGTTTTTATGGAGATGATGAAAATAGGATTTTTCCAAATATAAATGCTGCTGAAGGACAAATTGTTGAAGGTATTTTTGTGAAAAGAAGAAGAAAATATGAATTGATTCGATGTGAAATTATTGATTTTGCAGGAAGAAAAAATGCGATTTATGACGAAATTGCTAGACAAAATGGTGGTTGTAATTATCAGTATTATTCATATGATGAGCAACTTGCGATGAAAAATTTTAACATTGAAAAAGAAGTGAAGAAAATTGCAAAATATGATTTTACTTTTGAAGAGCCAGTTAGAAGTGTCGAAGTGGAAAAATATCGAAATAAAATGGAATTTAGTTACGGAAATGCTATGAAAGACGGGCCTATGATTTTGGGACTTCATAAACAAAACAGTTTTCATGATATTGTTGAAGTAGATGGATTGAAATTGATGGATGATAGCTTTAATAAAATTTATGTTTTTTGTAATGAATTTTCAAAAGCGACAGGGCTGGATTTTTATCACAGATTGGATCATATTGGTTTTTTTAGAAATTTAGTTATTAGAAAAGCGGATTTTACGAAACAAATTTTGGTAAATATGGTTACGACAACTCAAATTGAAGATGAGAAAAAATTGGAATTTCAAAAAGGTTTAGTTGAAGGATTGTTGGCTTTGGAGCTGGAGAATGAATTCAAAATAACAGGAATTTTACATACATTTAATGATAATTTTTCTGATTCGGTTGTTTCTGAAAGTGAGGAAATTCTTTTTGGAAAAAGAGATTTGGAAGAAGAAATTTTAGGATTAAAATTTAAAATTAGTCCGTACAGTTTTTTTCAAACAAATTCAAAAACAGTGGCAAAACTATATGGAAAAGTATTGGATTATTTAGATGAAATTGAAGGGGAAAATATTCACAATTCAGTTGTTTTCGATTTATTCAGTGGAACAGGTACGATTGGGCAAATTGTTTCAAAAAGGGCAAAACAAGTTTATGGAATTGAGCTTGTGGAAGAGGCTGTTGAAAAAGCAAATGAAAATGCAAAATTGAACGGTATCGAAAACGCTCATTTTATCTCAGGAGATGTTTTTGAAAAATTAGATGAATTTGATAAAAATGGAATCAAGCCAGATATTATAATTTTAGATCCACCCCGTGCAGGCGTTGGTGAAAAGACGCTTAATAAATTGCTGAAATACGATGTGAAAGATATAATTTATGTGTCTTGCAATCCAAAAACATTTAATATTGATTTGAAGATTTTGCAGGAAAATGGGTATAAGCTAGTAAAGATGGTTACTGTTGATATGTTTCCGGTTACACAGCATATGGAAGTTGTATCAAGGTTGAGAAAGATTGAAAAATAA
- a CDS encoding pyridoxal phosphate-dependent aminotransferase produces MYIDPIIKGIEISDIRKIHERLSAYKNVINMTIGEPDTDAPKKVKEAIAYHALNSPIKYSPVGGMPELREKIAKFYNEKFGGNYNKDNVLVTVGSTEGLSSTLKTILAEDDEVLIPTPAYVGYEPLIRVARAKTIFMDLEENNFILTEKILEKYITPKTKLIILTYPNNPSGITLPEEEMIKIVEFLKDKEIYLLSDEIYAQIAFEKFTSFAKYSDILKEQLIVVNGFSKSHSMTGYRLGYTIASENLQSQVKKISQYTVTSASTLSQYGAIAALDYCSDTTELSEIYKKRVYYFVEELEKLGFKCLKPKGAFYVFATYKTIDKFKNVGSFDFILDLLEKTELAIIPGITFQVEGYVRFSIVHDLPVLEEAIARLKKYIESK; encoded by the coding sequence ATGTACATAGATCCAATAATAAAAGGAATAGAAATATCAGATATAAGAAAAATTCACGAAAGATTGTCAGCTTATAAAAATGTAATAAATATGACAATTGGGGAGCCAGATACGGATGCACCGAAAAAAGTAAAGGAAGCAATCGCTTATCATGCTTTAAACAGCCCAATCAAATATTCACCTGTGGGTGGAATGCCTGAATTAAGAGAGAAAATTGCAAAATTTTATAATGAAAAATTTGGAGGAAATTACAACAAAGACAATGTTTTAGTTACAGTTGGTTCGACTGAAGGACTTTCTTCTACACTTAAAACAATTCTTGCAGAAGATGACGAAGTGTTAATTCCAACTCCAGCGTATGTTGGATATGAGCCATTAATTAGAGTTGCAAGAGCAAAAACCATTTTTATGGATTTGGAAGAAAATAATTTTATTTTGACTGAGAAAATCTTGGAAAAATATATTACACCAAAAACTAAATTAATAATTTTGACTTATCCAAATAATCCTTCAGGAATAACGCTTCCAGAAGAAGAAATGATAAAAATTGTTGAATTTTTGAAGGATAAAGAAATTTATCTTTTAAGTGATGAAATTTATGCTCAAATTGCATTTGAAAAATTCACTTCGTTTGCAAAATATAGCGATATTTTGAAGGAGCAATTGATAGTTGTTAATGGTTTTTCAAAATCACATTCGATGACAGGATACAGATTAGGTTATACGATTGCTAGTGAAAATTTACAGTCACAAGTGAAAAAAATTAGCCAATATACAGTTACAAGTGCTTCGACATTGTCACAATATGGAGCAATTGCAGCATTAGATTACTGTTCAGACACGACTGAATTATCAGAAATTTACAAAAAAAGAGTTTACTATTTTGTGGAAGAATTGGAAAAATTAGGATTTAAGTGCTTGAAGCCTAAAGGAGCATTTTATGTATTTGCGACATACAAAACAATTGATAAGTTTAAAAATGTAGGTTCTTTTGATTTTATTTTGGATTTGTTGGAAAAGACTGAATTAGCAATAATTCCAGGAATTACATTTCAAGTGGAAGGATATGTGAGATTTTCGATTGTGCATGACTTGCCTGTATTGGAAGAAGCGATTGCGAGATTGAAAAAATATATTGAATCTAAATAA
- a CDS encoding type II toxin-antitoxin system RelE family toxin yields the protein MGFRVEISEELNKKIKKLDKSTKRTLYSYIKKNLVDVENPRIKGKALTGNLKGLWRYRIMDYRLIVDIQDDILVIVAIDFGHRSKIYK from the coding sequence ATGGGATTTAGAGTAGAAATTTCGGAAGAGTTAAATAAGAAAATAAAAAAGTTAGATAAATCTACTAAACGAACACTATATTCATATATAAAAAAGAATCTTGTAGATGTGGAAAATCCAAGAATAAAAGGAAAAGCATTGACAGGAAATTTAAAAGGGCTTTGGCGGTATAGAATAATGGATTATAGGCTTATTGTGGATATTCAGGATGATATTTTGGTAATAGTGGCTATTGATTTTGGACATAGAAGTAAGATTTATAAATAA
- the relB gene encoding type II toxin-antitoxin system RelB family antitoxin, with protein sequence MSVISIRFNDEEEKVIKKFIESKGFSVSQYIKDLIFEKIEDEYDLEICKEYLKAKEEGKLVTIPFEEAAKEWDLE encoded by the coding sequence ATGTCTGTAATTTCAATTAGATTTAATGATGAAGAGGAAAAAGTAATAAAAAAATTTATTGAGAGTAAAGGATTTTCGGTATCTCAATATATTAAAGATCTAATATTTGAGAAAATAGAAGATGAATATGATTTGGAAATATGTAAAGAGTATTTAAAAGCAAAGGAAGAAGGGAAGTTAGTAACAATTCCATTTGAGGAGGCAGCTAAAGAATGGGATTTAGAGTAG
- a CDS encoding coiled-coil domain-containing protein: MAAVIIVILIAIIIFLLWVIKNLSESLKSKRNQMLKKSGIVNEAKMKAENDGLKIEIRNLRSQLGSLQSSSSNEETLKNEIRKLNEKIKKFESNRNDGEKEKLEQQIKTLNSEKENLKNEAEKKEKNLTLKIDELEKELNQEKQKAKEVVKNSSSNESFNDNFEKIFNDFKKISENEKKRIEVIITEKKGKEIFLGLGLQASNLKLLWEQIEFNIQKNENPKDTEILIETYYYFFELYNLLFSAPVYTFLDNKIGDRYNPITSIPVNTGYTKNEVKKVVFKGYKNRKGDIVKQSLVILD, from the coding sequence ATGGCAGCAGTAATAATAGTAATATTAATAGCGATAATTATCTTTTTATTATGGGTAATAAAAAACTTATCAGAAAGTTTAAAAAGTAAAAGAAATCAAATGTTGAAAAAAAGTGGAATTGTAAATGAAGCAAAAATGAAAGCAGAGAATGATGGATTAAAAATAGAAATTAGAAATTTAAGAAGTCAATTGGGAAGTTTACAAAGTAGTTCATCAAATGAAGAAACATTGAAAAATGAAATTAGAAAATTGAATGAGAAAATAAAAAAATTTGAAAGTAATAGAAATGATGGAGAAAAGGAAAAACTTGAGCAACAAATAAAAACATTAAATTCTGAAAAAGAAAATTTGAAAAATGAAGCAGAGAAAAAAGAAAAAAATTTGACTTTAAAAATAGATGAGTTGGAAAAAGAGTTGAATCAAGAAAAACAAAAAGCAAAAGAAGTAGTTAAAAATAGTTCATCAAATGAAAGTTTTAATGATAATTTTGAAAAAATCTTTAATGATTTTAAGAAAATTTCTGAAAATGAAAAAAAACGAATAGAAGTTATAATTACAGAAAAAAAAGGAAAAGAAATATTTTTAGGACTAGGATTGCAAGCATCAAATTTAAAATTATTATGGGAACAAATTGAATTTAATATCCAAAAAAATGAAAATCCAAAAGATACAGAAATTTTGATAGAAACATACTATTACTTTTTTGAATTATATAATTTATTATTTTCAGCACCTGTTTATACATTTTTAGATAATAAAATAGGAGATAGATATAATCCTATAACATCAATTCCAGTAAATACTGGTTATACAAAAAATGAAGTAAAAAAAGTTGTATTTAAAGGATATAAAAATAGGAAAGGTGATATTGTTAAACAGTCACTTGTTATTTTAGATTAA
- a CDS encoding helicase HerA domain-containing protein: MKKETLIESLKEIDTKLVNEVKKQDLFTDIYEVTDFDLLEENFGDIALYKINEITYEEEEKAPRREAFENVLGALRDSFNNFLYIILGTKEKVSIYFGVAKNSYIDSSNSILELQDVGDMILKPSIEGNFRGSKIKEIISDEKEEVLKVIRNQGNKYAYFEGNPGINESEDRSDFQGIDRLIDIMSVGNQGTFGLVIYANPIQKEEIVEIEKDIYKQYNYYNTVHKRSYQLGENQSNNTGESATVGSGTSESTAKGKSSNETSGSSETKTEGSSASDTKGSNESETKGTNYNKATGNTWSNSEGSNKTENTGKSTTTGTSNGSSTSSKSSSTGESAGTSWGTNKNKSEGGSKTITEGSNLSQAKGTSTSRTSGTSLSKATGTSTSKTSGTSENKTIGTTKNNSTTKNSGSSTGTSETENIEIIKKEIHSWISYIDETLLPIIDYGKGKGLFRVNTYIFADNSATLLKLGNTLKSLSSGKKGNKRPLEYYRLDNVKDKKIINNLVNFQMNKIQNDIEKDEFYTVNSIEIGNGFVNDFYSSKELSLIAGLPRKEVNGLKVTKQVEFGLNTTDEKMKEPLELGNLVQSGKILENSEVNIDKKDLNKHIFVAGVTGTGKTTTCQRILLESGMPFLVVEPAKTEYRIMKLSKKTEDMVIFTLGQDNIAPFRLNPFEFFPHESLTSRVDMIKAAIEASFDMEAAIPQLIESTIYECYKDYGWNVNTNKNTKFENPFADDVYAFPTFNDILKKVDAVAEKQGFDERLKKDYIGSIKARLQSLTLGSKGLMLNTPRSIDFVGLLDKKVVLEIEEVKNTGEKSFVMGLIMTNLREALRAKYKENKHFKHITLIEEAHRLLSKFEPGDSVNKKQGVEIFADMLAEVRKYGESLIIADQIPNKLTPEVLKNTNTKIIHKLFAEDDKESVGNTMILEKEQKEFLSSLPTGRAVVFSQGWSKAVQVQIKLLTNTTSDEEVDEQILKDSCINYYRENYRREIFSESNIFDREPTFEEMKTIIEFSRSDLLSSFKNMYAALENFSIRDIRDRSNIFKKANKEYVKNIRIATENEKNLLAKYLKEKYFVKKKHKLEEINRVEELEKNIIEFLSEEITDEKIDSGDPLEIKKLAMEKLGKGDE, encoded by the coding sequence ATGAAAAAAGAAACTTTAATAGAAAGTTTAAAAGAAATTGACACAAAATTAGTGAATGAAGTAAAAAAACAAGATTTATTTACTGATATTTATGAAGTGACGGATTTTGATTTGTTAGAGGAGAATTTTGGGGATATTGCACTTTATAAGATTAATGAGATTACTTATGAAGAAGAAGAAAAAGCACCGAGAAGAGAGGCTTTTGAGAATGTTTTGGGAGCATTGAGGGATAGTTTTAATAATTTTTTGTACATTATTTTGGGGACGAAAGAAAAAGTTTCGATTTATTTTGGAGTTGCGAAAAACAGTTATATTGATTCAAGCAATAGCATTTTGGAATTGCAAGATGTTGGAGATATGATTTTAAAACCGAGTATTGAAGGGAATTTTAGAGGAAGTAAGATAAAAGAAATTATTTCTGATGAAAAAGAAGAAGTTTTGAAGGTTATAAGAAATCAAGGGAATAAATATGCATATTTTGAAGGAAATCCTGGAATAAATGAATCTGAAGATAGAAGTGATTTTCAGGGAATTGACAGATTAATTGACATAATGAGCGTGGGAAATCAAGGGACATTTGGACTTGTGATTTATGCTAATCCAATTCAGAAAGAGGAAATTGTAGAGATTGAGAAGGATATTTATAAACAGTATAATTATTATAATACAGTTCATAAGAGAAGTTATCAATTGGGGGAAAATCAAAGTAATAATACTGGGGAGAGTGCTACTGTAGGAAGTGGGACTAGTGAGAGTACAGCAAAAGGTAAAAGTAGTAATGAGACTAGTGGATCTAGTGAGACAAAAACAGAAGGAAGCAGTGCTAGTGATACTAAAGGTTCTAATGAAAGTGAAACAAAAGGAACGAATTATAATAAAGCTACTGGAAATACCTGGAGTAATTCTGAGGGATCTAACAAAACAGAAAATACAGGTAAAAGTACGACAACAGGAACGAGTAATGGTTCTTCTACAAGTAGTAAATCATCTTCAACAGGGGAAAGTGCTGGAACATCATGGGGAACAAATAAAAATAAATCAGAAGGAGGAAGTAAAACAATCACAGAAGGAAGTAACCTTAGCCAAGCTAAAGGAACATCGACAAGTAGAACATCAGGAACTTCATTGAGTAAAGCTACTGGAACTTCAACTAGCAAAACATCAGGAACTTCGGAAAATAAGACAATTGGAACTACAAAAAATAACAGTACAACTAAAAATAGTGGTTCTAGTACAGGAACATCTGAAACAGAAAATATTGAAATTATAAAAAAAGAAATTCATTCATGGATTTCATATATTGATGAAACTTTATTGCCAATAATTGATTATGGAAAAGGAAAAGGGTTATTTAGAGTAAATACATATATTTTTGCTGATAATTCTGCAACTTTGCTTAAATTGGGAAATACATTGAAATCATTATCTTCTGGGAAAAAAGGGAATAAAAGGCCATTGGAATATTACAGATTAGATAATGTGAAAGATAAAAAAATAATAAATAATTTAGTTAATTTTCAAATGAATAAAATTCAAAATGATATTGAAAAAGATGAGTTCTATACTGTAAATTCAATAGAAATAGGAAATGGATTTGTTAATGATTTTTATTCATCGAAAGAATTATCGTTGATTGCAGGACTTCCTAGAAAAGAAGTAAACGGATTAAAAGTAACAAAACAAGTGGAATTTGGATTAAATACAACTGATGAAAAAATGAAAGAACCATTGGAACTAGGAAATTTGGTACAAAGTGGGAAAATATTAGAAAATTCAGAAGTAAATATTGATAAAAAAGATTTGAATAAACATATTTTTGTTGCTGGAGTAACAGGAACAGGTAAAACGACTACTTGTCAAAGAATTTTGCTTGAAAGTGGAATGCCATTTTTGGTAGTGGAACCAGCTAAAACGGAATATAGAATTATGAAACTTAGTAAAAAAACAGAAGATATGGTAATTTTTACTTTAGGTCAAGATAATATTGCACCATTTAGATTGAATCCATTCGAGTTTTTTCCACACGAAAGTTTAACTTCGAGAGTAGATATGATAAAAGCTGCTATTGAAGCCTCATTTGATATGGAAGCAGCTATACCACAATTAATTGAATCAACAATATATGAATGTTACAAAGATTATGGTTGGAATGTAAATACGAATAAGAATACAAAATTTGAAAATCCATTTGCAGATGATGTTTACGCATTTCCTACATTCAATGATATATTGAAAAAAGTGGATGCTGTAGCTGAGAAACAAGGATTTGATGAAAGATTGAAAAAAGACTATATTGGTTCAATAAAAGCTAGATTACAAAGTTTGACTCTAGGTTCAAAAGGACTTATGTTAAATACACCGAGAAGTATTGATTTTGTGGGATTATTAGATAAAAAAGTTGTTTTAGAAATAGAAGAAGTAAAAAATACTGGAGAAAAATCTTTTGTAATGGGACTTATAATGACGAATTTAAGAGAAGCATTAAGAGCAAAATATAAAGAAAATAAACATTTTAAACATATTACATTGATTGAAGAAGCACATAGACTACTTAGTAAATTTGAGCCAGGAGATTCGGTTAATAAAAAACAAGGTGTGGAAATTTTTGCTGACATGCTTGCTGAAGTTAGAAAATATGGAGAATCGTTAATAATTGCTGATCAAATTCCGAATAAATTAACTCCTGAAGTGTTGAAAAATACGAATACAAAAATAATTCATAAATTGTTTGCAGAAGATGATAAAGAATCGGTTGGAAATACAATGATTTTGGAAAAAGAACAAAAAGAATTTTTATCTAGTTTGCCAACAGGAAGAGCAGTTGTTTTTTCTCAAGGATGGTCAAAAGCAGTACAAGTTCAAATAAAATTATTGACAAATACAACTTCGGATGAAGAAGTAGATGAACAAATATTGAAAGATAGTTGCATTAATTACTATAGAGAAAATTATAGAAGAGAAATATTTTCAGAAAGTAATATTTTTGATAGGGAGCCGACTTTTGAGGAAATGAAAACTATTATAGAATTTAGCAGAAGTGACTTGCTAAGTAGTTTCAAAAATATGTATGCAGCATTGGAAAATTTTTCTATAAGGGATATAAGAGATAGATCAAATATTTTTAAAAAAGCTAACAAAGAATATGTAAAAAATATAAGAATTGCAACAGAAAATGAAAAAAATCTATTAGCAAAATATTTAAAAGAAAAATATTTTGTTAAGAAAAAACATAAATTAGAAGAAATTAATAGAGTAGAAGAATTAGAGAAAAATATAATAGAATTTTTGTCAGAAGAAATAACAGATGAAAAAATAGATAGTGGAGATCCTTTAGAAATAAAAAAATTAGCAATGGAAAAATTAGGAAAAGGAGATGAGTAA